A section of the Devosia rhizoryzae genome encodes:
- a CDS encoding plasmid partitioning protein RepB C-terminal domain-containing protein — translation MTAGSGKAVKLAFEASGIHLNLTQIVPLKTMRPGTKESKKYAQILRSVKAIGLVEAPVVSRDPSNPGKFFLLDGMLRIEALKDLGIDQVECLIATDDETYTYNKRINRLVPVQEHNMVVNAIKRGVPEAQIAEALGLEVTSVRRRARMLDGICPEAVQLLTNAPCPFRVFDILRQMTSIRQIEAAELMLGQQNFTAVFARALLVATSENQLVPEARTKPQEPQSAKEQIARLERELVSLQSQIKSVEDDYGIDNLHLTVAKGYVAKLLGNARVVRWLAQNRHEYLGELQNVAEIETVGTAAIAAE, via the coding sequence ATGACCGCCGGTAGCGGCAAGGCGGTGAAGCTCGCTTTCGAGGCCTCGGGGATCCACCTGAACCTAACTCAGATCGTGCCCTTGAAAACGATGCGACCTGGCACGAAGGAGAGCAAGAAATACGCCCAGATCCTTCGATCGGTGAAGGCGATCGGTCTTGTGGAAGCACCAGTGGTCTCACGCGACCCGAGCAATCCAGGGAAGTTCTTCCTGCTCGATGGCATGCTTCGTATCGAGGCACTCAAAGATCTTGGCATCGACCAGGTAGAATGCCTGATCGCTACTGACGACGAGACGTATACCTACAACAAGCGCATCAACCGACTGGTGCCTGTGCAAGAGCACAATATGGTTGTGAACGCTATCAAAAGAGGTGTGCCTGAGGCTCAGATCGCGGAGGCCCTGGGCTTGGAGGTCACCTCGGTCCGGCGGCGCGCGCGAATGCTCGACGGCATCTGCCCCGAGGCAGTACAACTCCTCACCAATGCGCCGTGCCCGTTCCGGGTCTTCGACATTCTGCGTCAGATGACATCGATCCGTCAGATCGAGGCGGCCGAGCTGATGCTGGGGCAGCAGAACTTCACCGCGGTCTTCGCCAGGGCGCTATTGGTGGCGACGTCGGAGAACCAGCTCGTCCCAGAGGCTAGGACAAAGCCTCAGGAGCCTCAGTCGGCCAAGGAGCAGATTGCTCGATTGGAGCGCGAACTCGTCAGCCTGCAATCCCAGATCAAGTCGGTAGAGGACGATTACGGCATCGACAACCTGCACCTAACGGTCGCGAAGGGGTATGTCGCCAAGCTTCTGGGCAATGCACGGGTGGTGCGCTGGCTGGCGCAGAATCGGCACGAGTATCTTGGTGAGCTTCAGAACGTGGCCGAAATAGAAACGGTGGGCACAGCAGCCATAGCCGCCGAGTAA
- a CDS encoding RNA polymerase sigma factor, with product MVEPLRMTYPNGVQYQRRDDVEAMIGQLEQLPRDQLIQRMQISTPTHPDFVPPECILHFVRKSKQDNSTRQFELMYKALLARVVYAGTVPGAYHYVNGKQAITGRAAKIVESVVFAFELKLTKDRNGYLAGLDYYEVNFADSIKSLRSTARAKVDREESRNEPLSYDDDEAISSEVEKAAGAFDPQNREKIDDPVYRSALDAAISKLPAEERSVILLSRKGYQDASIDPDVITISSLLDCNDQTVRNRRKRAIGKLKKALEELE from the coding sequence TTGGTAGAACCGCTCAGGATGACATATCCGAACGGCGTCCAATACCAGCGTCGGGACGATGTTGAAGCGATGATCGGCCAACTCGAGCAACTGCCTCGAGACCAGCTAATTCAACGGATGCAGATATCGACGCCGACCCATCCCGACTTTGTTCCGCCGGAGTGCATTCTCCATTTCGTTCGGAAGTCAAAGCAAGACAATTCCACTCGCCAGTTCGAACTCATGTACAAGGCGCTGCTGGCGCGGGTGGTGTACGCTGGGACAGTGCCGGGCGCATATCACTACGTGAACGGAAAGCAGGCTATTACCGGTCGGGCCGCCAAGATTGTGGAATCCGTCGTTTTCGCGTTCGAGCTCAAGTTGACCAAGGACCGGAACGGATATTTGGCTGGGCTTGACTACTACGAGGTCAACTTCGCCGATTCCATCAAGTCGCTGCGATCGACCGCCCGCGCCAAGGTCGATCGCGAGGAGAGCCGCAATGAACCGCTCTCGTACGACGACGACGAGGCGATCTCCTCCGAGGTGGAAAAGGCAGCGGGCGCGTTCGATCCCCAGAATCGCGAAAAAATTGATGATCCGGTTTACCGGTCCGCCCTCGACGCTGCGATCAGCAAACTACCTGCAGAAGAACGAAGCGTGATTCTGCTCTCCCGGAAGGGCTACCAGGATGCCTCCATCGACCCGGATGTCATCACCATCTCGAGTCTGCTCGATTGCAACGACCAAACGGTGCGCAATCGGCGGAAACGGGCCATTGGTAAGCTCAAGAAGGCTTTGGAGGAATTAGAATGA
- a CDS encoding PDDEXK-like family protein, producing the protein MSDAVPAGAVRTGLDRGPSGEMDELTALMSDPAFQQLEGRFGQFCPFEAVGMVRAEIRHSNYLGYILNPFRPHGFGTSILWAFLKCALIEDAMSTIEASALDDAEIRREWRNIDLLILLPKAKRIVAIELKIDASQSSDQLQRYRTIIEATWPGTEGWRYDYLFLTKHHEAPNDASWTEFKLHDLIDALSEFADASEHHASQAHEMLRSYISMMRRHHLGNKELERTARELWSKHGDALAYLMDRRPDPLQEVLDQIKEDGAAFVASISPAGVSVVADKHAKKILRYAYEDWDDLAAFRTAKDWTNTKRLMLLEIKKDETSIRAHLMMGPGTTPDRNAYIAGLAPVGSGRFISVVEEELMTLNSEPRMVYVDLVSKMADFTLRVFKEFDPVIRKVSAERTMGLSLPPKDPALSQ; encoded by the coding sequence GTGAGCGATGCTGTTCCGGCCGGCGCAGTGCGCACCGGCTTAGACAGGGGACCTTCAGGTGAGATGGATGAGCTAACCGCACTCATGAGCGACCCGGCCTTTCAACAATTGGAAGGCCGCTTCGGCCAGTTCTGCCCGTTCGAGGCAGTGGGCATGGTTCGAGCCGAAATCCGACACAGCAACTACCTTGGGTATATACTGAACCCATTTCGACCCCATGGATTCGGCACGTCCATACTATGGGCTTTTCTGAAGTGTGCGCTCATCGAAGACGCCATGAGCACCATAGAGGCAAGTGCGCTCGACGATGCCGAGATCAGAAGGGAATGGCGAAATATCGACTTGCTCATCTTGCTCCCCAAGGCCAAGCGCATAGTCGCCATAGAACTGAAGATTGACGCCTCGCAGAGCAGCGATCAGCTCCAGCGATACAGGACCATCATCGAGGCCACATGGCCTGGTACCGAAGGGTGGAGGTACGATTACCTCTTCCTAACGAAGCACCATGAAGCACCAAACGATGCCTCGTGGACCGAGTTCAAACTGCACGATCTCATAGACGCACTCAGTGAGTTTGCCGACGCCAGTGAACATCATGCTTCGCAAGCACATGAGATGCTGCGGTCGTACATATCAATGATGAGGAGGCATCACTTGGGGAACAAGGAACTTGAAAGAACCGCTCGGGAACTTTGGTCCAAACATGGGGACGCTCTAGCATACCTGATGGATCGCAGGCCTGACCCCCTGCAGGAGGTCCTGGATCAGATCAAGGAGGACGGTGCTGCCTTCGTTGCGAGCATATCCCCAGCAGGCGTATCCGTGGTCGCAGACAAACACGCCAAGAAAATCCTTAGGTATGCCTATGAGGACTGGGACGACTTGGCAGCCTTCAGAACCGCCAAAGACTGGACGAACACCAAACGGTTGATGCTGCTGGAGATCAAAAAGGACGAGACGTCCATCCGGGCCCATCTGATGATGGGGCCTGGTACAACACCCGATAGGAATGCCTATATCGCCGGATTGGCGCCCGTCGGCAGTGGCCGTTTCATCAGTGTCGTCGAGGAGGAACTCATGACGCTCAATTCCGAGCCCCGAATGGTCTACGTGGACCTCGTTTCCAAGATGGCCGATTTCACGCTGCGAGTCTTCAAAGAGTTCGACCCCGTAATTCGGAAAGTGTCGGCAGAGAGAACAATGGGATTGTCCCTGCCGCCAAAGGATCCGGCACTCTCTCAGTAG
- a CDS encoding recombinase family protein, giving the protein MPDDVVSSRPPGTLRRAAEYVRMSTEHQQYSTENQARIIKEYAQHRGFEIIRTYADEGRSGLRMEGRDALKRLIADVESGNAGFEAILVYDVSRWGRFQDADESAYYEYICKRAGIAVHYCGEMFENDGSPVSTIVKGVKRAMAGEYSRELSAKVWIGQGHLIELGYRQGGPPGFGFRRVLIDQSGAHKAVLGRGEHKSIQTDRVVLDLGPPEELETVRGIYRLFVHDNRTEKEIAQALNAEGILTDLGRPWTRGTVHQILINEKYLGNNVWNRVSFKLKKKRVKNDPDMWIRSDGVFPAIVDRNIFDAAQTIIKARFIKLTDEELLDALRGLCDRAGVLSGMTIDEADEMPSSSAYRSRFGSLLRAYQLIGYRPRRDYRYIEINRALRAKHPGIVSDVTSALRRWGSSVSTDASTDLLSVNGEFSASIVIAKCQRTSAGSHRWRLRFDHGLLPDITIVVRMAANNVDALDYYLLPSIDLVRGKLKLAEENGLGIDGYRFEDLTEFYSFVSPVHLMGAA; this is encoded by the coding sequence ATGCCGGACGATGTTGTGAGTTCCCGCCCCCCCGGCACCCTGCGCCGCGCGGCCGAATACGTCCGGATGTCGACCGAGCATCAGCAGTACTCGACCGAGAACCAGGCCAGGATCATTAAGGAATACGCCCAGCACCGGGGTTTCGAGATCATCAGGACCTATGCCGACGAGGGACGCAGCGGCCTCCGCATGGAAGGTCGCGATGCTTTGAAGCGCTTGATCGCGGATGTCGAGAGTGGCAACGCGGGTTTCGAAGCGATCCTGGTCTACGACGTCAGCCGGTGGGGTCGGTTCCAGGACGCCGACGAAAGCGCCTACTACGAATACATCTGCAAGCGCGCTGGCATAGCCGTGCACTATTGCGGCGAAATGTTCGAGAACGACGGGTCGCCTGTCTCGACCATCGTCAAGGGCGTCAAGCGTGCCATGGCCGGAGAGTACAGCCGAGAGCTATCGGCGAAGGTATGGATCGGGCAGGGCCATTTGATCGAGCTAGGATACCGACAGGGCGGTCCGCCGGGATTCGGCTTCCGAAGAGTGCTGATCGATCAGTCGGGCGCTCACAAGGCGGTCCTGGGCCGCGGAGAGCACAAGAGCATTCAGACAGATCGTGTGGTTCTTGACCTCGGTCCGCCCGAAGAGCTCGAAACCGTTCGCGGCATCTACCGCCTGTTCGTGCACGACAACCGGACCGAGAAGGAAATCGCGCAGGCGCTCAATGCTGAAGGGATTCTCACCGATCTGGGCAGGCCGTGGACTAGAGGCACCGTGCACCAGATACTGATCAATGAGAAGTACCTGGGCAACAACGTCTGGAACCGGGTCTCTTTCAAGCTCAAGAAGAAGCGCGTCAAGAACGATCCCGATATGTGGATTCGCTCGGATGGCGTGTTCCCTGCGATCGTCGATCGAAACATCTTCGATGCCGCGCAGACCATCATCAAGGCTCGATTCATCAAGCTCACCGACGAGGAACTGCTCGACGCATTGCGCGGGTTATGCGACCGGGCCGGCGTGCTGTCCGGCATGACCATCGATGAAGCCGACGAAATGCCATCGAGCAGCGCGTATCGGTCTCGGTTCGGCAGTCTGCTTCGCGCCTATCAGTTGATCGGGTACCGTCCGCGTCGCGATTATCGGTACATCGAGATCAATCGTGCTCTTCGCGCCAAGCACCCCGGCATCGTTTCCGACGTGACCTCCGCGCTTCGGCGGTGGGGATCTTCCGTTTCCACGGATGCCTCGACCGACCTGCTGTCCGTCAATGGCGAGTTCAGTGCTTCCATAGTAATCGCCAAGTGCCAGCGGACATCGGCAGGATCGCATCGCTGGCGCCTTCGCTTCGACCACGGTCTGCTGCCCGACATCACCATCGTGGTGAGGATGGCCGCCAACAATGTAGATGCCCTCGACTACTACCTTCTGCCCAGCATCGATCTGGTTCGCGGCAAGCTGAAGCTGGCCGAGGAGAACGGCCTGGGTATAGACGGATACCGCTTCGAGGATCTCACCGAGTTCTACTCCTTCGTCAGTCCTGTCCATCTCATGGGAGCCGCGTGA
- a CDS encoding thermonuclease family protein has protein sequence MSIIRFDQRRRSARPPKSARRDTITPALAVIALLSVCTLGWIAADSFLPGGGQAVVASEMRVQFRMCGSGQRHTCVVDGDTIWLDGMNLRLQAYDTPEPYDDICGGAQEVALAKRASARLLDLLNSNSFSVETFGTDRYDRTLATIRIGGTDVGDILISEGLARRWPDGHEFWC, from the coding sequence ATGTCCATCATCCGTTTCGATCAAAGGCGCCGATCGGCGCGGCCACCGAAATCTGCCAGGCGGGACACGATCACGCCGGCGCTTGCCGTGATCGCGCTGCTCAGCGTCTGCACACTGGGATGGATCGCCGCCGACTCTTTCCTGCCAGGCGGCGGCCAAGCCGTCGTGGCATCCGAGATGCGGGTACAGTTCCGCATGTGCGGTTCCGGGCAGCGCCATACCTGCGTGGTCGATGGTGACACCATCTGGCTCGATGGCATGAACCTCCGACTGCAGGCTTACGACACGCCCGAGCCGTATGACGACATCTGCGGCGGAGCCCAAGAGGTAGCCCTGGCCAAGCGCGCCAGCGCTCGCCTCCTCGACCTGTTGAACAGCAACAGCTTCAGCGTCGAGACCTTCGGCACTGATCGCTACGACCGAACCCTTGCCACCATCCGTATCGGCGGCACCGACGTCGGCGATATCCTGATCTCCGAGGGACTGGCGCGCCGTTGGCCCGATGGCCACGAGTTCTGGTGCTGA
- a CDS encoding toll/interleukin-1 receptor domain-containing protein: MTDFFISYTHKDRQWAEWIAFVLEEAGFTTKIQAWDFRPGSNFVLEMQDAADKAERTVLVLSPDYLGSKMAASEWAAAFAKDPQGQDRRIVPVMVRECQPTGLLPTIVQIRIHDLHEDAARRTLLDGIDHKRAKPEKRPVFPGATVTHGEKTFPGEASPATPRPSASVLPRLKTKPTELEIRKFAKEGFAHIREGFKARLEQASQEEARIETDFTDNTATDFRAELFVDGKSKCDCRIYLGDMFGPNSICYTQGRSTANSANEILSPSAGEELVFSAMMGMGISDFERKNDIKRMSAEQATEYYWSMFIRPLSYR, translated from the coding sequence ATGACCGACTTCTTCATCAGCTACACTCATAAGGATCGTCAGTGGGCGGAGTGGATCGCCTTCGTGCTTGAGGAGGCCGGCTTCACCACCAAAATACAGGCTTGGGATTTCCGGCCGGGCAGCAACTTCGTGCTCGAGATGCAGGATGCCGCCGACAAGGCGGAACGAACGGTACTGGTGCTCTCGCCAGATTATCTTGGGTCGAAGATGGCTGCATCGGAGTGGGCGGCGGCGTTCGCGAAGGATCCGCAAGGCCAGGATCGCCGGATCGTGCCAGTGATGGTCCGCGAGTGCCAGCCGACTGGGTTGCTGCCGACCATCGTGCAGATCCGCATCCACGACCTGCATGAGGATGCCGCGCGACGGACATTGCTTGACGGCATCGACCACAAGCGGGCCAAGCCAGAGAAGCGACCGGTATTCCCTGGAGCTACGGTGACGCACGGCGAGAAGACGTTCCCAGGGGAGGCTTCACCGGCGACACCACGCCCATCCGCTTCCGTACTGCCGCGGCTGAAGACCAAGCCGACCGAGCTGGAGATCAGGAAGTTCGCCAAGGAGGGGTTCGCCCATATCCGGGAGGGTTTTAAGGCGAGGCTGGAGCAGGCCAGTCAAGAGGAAGCGCGAATCGAAACCGATTTCACCGACAACACTGCCACCGATTTCCGCGCCGAATTGTTCGTGGACGGGAAGAGCAAGTGCGACTGCCGCATCTATCTGGGCGACATGTTTGGGCCCAATAGCATCTGTTACACGCAGGGTCGTTCTACGGCTAATTCTGCCAATGAGATCCTCTCGCCTTCAGCCGGTGAGGAGCTCGTCTTCTCGGCCATGATGGGCATGGGAATTTCGGACTTCGAAAGGAAGAACGACATCAAGAGAATGTCGGCTGAGCAGGCCACAGAGTATTACTGGTCGATGTTCATCCGCCCCCTGAGTTACCGGTAG
- a CDS encoding metallophosphoesterase: MSSADAILVDHTHWFVCDTHFGHTGILDMAMRPYADIGAHDRDLVTKWNTFVQPTDTVWHLGDFAGEDVPFGDAAAIFKRLKGIKRLIRGNHDGDDICTNLGWASVDDMRTVVAKGGPKIVLCHYPLREWNGLHSGDVHFHGHTHDRLPSSRRSWDCGVDHQSFQPMTFDGIKTRMERLPELNFAGVEVGEGETS, translated from the coding sequence ATGAGCAGCGCCGATGCCATCCTGGTCGACCACACGCATTGGTTCGTGTGCGACACCCATTTCGGACATACCGGCATTCTCGACATGGCCATGCGACCCTACGCCGATATCGGCGCGCACGACCGTGATCTGGTCACCAAGTGGAACACGTTCGTGCAGCCCACCGATACCGTCTGGCACTTGGGGGATTTCGCCGGAGAAGATGTTCCGTTCGGTGACGCCGCCGCCATCTTCAAGCGCCTCAAAGGGATCAAGAGACTGATCCGCGGCAATCATGATGGCGATGACATCTGCACCAATTTGGGCTGGGCGAGTGTCGACGACATGCGAACCGTAGTCGCCAAGGGCGGGCCCAAGATCGTGCTGTGCCATTATCCCCTCAGGGAATGGAACGGCCTTCATTCGGGGGATGTCCATTTCCACGGCCACACGCACGACCGGCTGCCGTCGAGCCGGCGCAGCTGGGACTGCGGTGTCGACCATCAGTCGTTCCAGCCCATGACGTTTGACGGAATTAAGACCAGAATGGAACGGCTGCCAGAGCTGAATTTCGCCGGTGTTGAAGTAGGTGAAGGAGAAACTTCGTGA
- a CDS encoding plasmid partitioning protein RepB C-terminal domain-containing protein, giving the protein MAVQHAQKIEMIPISAITPINPRSRNKKQHGEIVENIDAIGLKRPITVSTRRGPGGVRYDLVCGEGRLEAFKLLGATEIPAVVIEADENDCLVMSLVENIARRKHRPIDLMQEIGSLSKRGYTDKQIADKTGISPSYANMLTKLLEDGEERLVSAVESGLIPLSLALDIARSETAEVQNMLMDAYQAGKIKGKKLASIRRLLDQRERRRRKMPDSGFGSVRGSRRITPVDLMKVYQREAEKQRILVKKSDFTQRKLLFIVEALKDLLSEASFVDVLQSEKLESMPRALASRIAGETVQ; this is encoded by the coding sequence ATGGCCGTCCAGCATGCTCAGAAGATCGAGATGATACCTATATCGGCGATAACACCGATCAATCCCCGATCGCGGAACAAGAAGCAGCACGGTGAGATCGTCGAGAACATCGACGCAATCGGGTTGAAGCGCCCTATCACGGTCAGTACAAGGCGTGGTCCTGGCGGCGTCCGATATGACCTGGTGTGCGGCGAGGGTCGCCTGGAAGCATTCAAGCTTCTTGGAGCGACCGAAATACCCGCCGTGGTGATCGAGGCCGATGAAAACGACTGCCTCGTCATGAGCCTGGTAGAGAACATCGCTCGACGCAAGCATCGTCCGATCGATCTCATGCAGGAGATCGGAAGCCTGTCCAAGCGGGGTTACACAGACAAGCAGATCGCCGATAAGACCGGCATCAGCCCAAGCTACGCCAACATGTTGACCAAGCTCCTCGAGGACGGCGAGGAGCGGCTGGTTTCGGCAGTTGAAAGCGGGTTGATACCGTTGAGCCTCGCCCTGGACATTGCACGATCCGAGACCGCCGAGGTCCAGAACATGCTGATGGACGCCTATCAGGCTGGCAAGATCAAGGGCAAGAAGCTGGCGTCCATCCGCCGCCTTCTCGACCAGCGCGAACGTCGGCGCAGGAAGATGCCGGATAGCGGTTTCGGTTCCGTCCGAGGATCCCGCCGCATCACGCCAGTCGACCTCATGAAGGTCTATCAGAGGGAGGCCGAGAAGCAGCGCATCTTGGTGAAGAAGTCCGATTTCACCCAGCGCAAGCTGCTGTTCATCGTTGAGGCGCTCAAGGATCTCCTGTCGGAAGCCAGCTTTGTCGATGTTCTCCAGTCCGAGAAATTGGAGTCGATGCCGCGCGCTTTGGCGTCGCGCATCGCGGGGGAAACGGTACAATGA